In the genome of Candidatus Paceibacterota bacterium, the window TTGTAGAAAAATATGGAGCAGACGCACTTCGATATTATTTGCTTTCCTCTCCGATTATGCGCGCTGAGGATTTGAATCTTTCCGAAGCTGGTATTTCTGAGATATATAGAAAGATTATTGTTCGCCTTGAAAATGTTTATTCTTTTTATGCGTTGTATGCCGATGAAACTATTGAAGCAAGCGATAGAAGTAAGAATGTTTTGGATTTGTGGATTCTCGCGAGATTAAACGAACTTAAAAACGAAGTGACCGAAGGGATGGATAAATATGAGATTGATAGGGCAACAAGACCGATTAACGACTTCATAGAAGATTTGTCGACTTGGTATATTCGCCGTTCTCGCGAACGCTTTAAGAATGATGAAAACCCTGATGATAAAAAGGTTGCTTTAGAAACAACCCTGTTTGTGTTGAAAGAATTGTCTAAAGTTCTTGCCCCATTTACACCTTTTGTGGCGGAAGATTTATATCAAAAAATTAAAACCGATAAAGACAAAGAAAGTGTTCATTTGGAGAAATGGCCAGAAGGGGGGTCTGTTGATAAAAATCTGATTGAGAAAATGCTCAATACAAGAAGAATTGTTGAACAAGCACTTGCTCTACGTGCTTCGTATGCGATTAAAGTTAGACAACCGCTATCTTTACTTGAAGTATCATCTCAGGATGGTGAATTTTTTGATGAATTAATTAAAGATGAAGTAAACGTTAAGGAGGTTGTTGTTAAAGAATCACACGAAAAAGGTTCTATGATGCTTAGTAATGAGATCACCCCCGAACTAAAAGAAGAGGGGCAGATGCGTGAATTTATTCGTGCGGTACAAGAGCTAAGGAAGAAGGAAAAACTAAACCCCAAAGATATTGTTATCTTGCAAATTGTGACAGAGGAAATGGGTAAAAATCTTGTGAATAAGTGGCTGAACCAAATTAAGCAAACAGCAACAGTAAAAGAAGTTGAGTTTTTGGCTGATGTCGATGGTGAAAAAGTTTCTTTTGATGAGATGTCTTTTGTCTTAAGGTTGGTTAGATAACATGTCTTATCACAGATACACAACGGAAAGTATTGTTTTAGGGGGAATGAATTTAGGAGAAGCGAATAGGTTGTTTTATCTTTTAACAAAAGATTTTGGATTGATTTTCGCGACAGCACAAGGAGTTAGGTTAGATAAATCAAAACTGAGATATCGCTTGCAGGATTTTTCTAGATGCAATGTTGATTTGGTTTTTGGGAAGAATACTTGGAGGGTGGTAGACGCTCTTCCTGTTTCAGAGAAATTTTCATTCCTTGAATATGGGGCATTAAAGACAAAAGTTCTTGCGCGTATTTTCTCACTTACGCGCAGGC includes:
- a CDS encoding recombination protein O N-terminal domain-containing protein produces the protein MSYHRYTTESIVLGGMNLGEANRLFYLLTKDFGLIFATAQGVRLDKSKLRYRLQDFSRCNVDLVFGKNTWRVVDALPVSEKFSFLEYGALKTKVLARIFSLTRRLLHGEERNLPLFEEINRFVDLIKEKNFNLSDLLLLEGVMAGRILKHLGYWGKESVPAEIFEGVIDEEKIKLASLSKNKLFKEINKSLKETHL